The following are encoded in a window of Solidesulfovibrio magneticus RS-1 genomic DNA:
- a CDS encoding TonB-dependent receptor, whose translation MKRLVIASLALCCALAPSLAPAQTDPGEMAANMEEVVVTATRTEQPMKDVPGRVAIITRQELKDLPIQTVDEALSYISGVHVERPSGIYSFKSVVSLRGLGNEQGRTLVLIDGVPQNTSDMGDVNWNRINLEDVKRIEILKGPAASIYGNNAMGGVINIITEKPTKVVSGMASTSYGTYDDWKLRGVLAGRTSEEPTALYARVSGLYHTSPGYMATPSDEQTPWSVKEFIREGTVNAKLGWDINANNNLEFQYTNDSQRAGEGTKYFASDGVHREYDTDAWQGKFTGSWEGWSAVVNAYFTDINYTRVNESWSDVTDISKYTRYDAKVNRKQYGLLSNVSKEWAFNTFTAGFDYSLGIMDGTDYYRTNTNFATDYGKIRSYGVFFQDQLKFLDDKLIFLAGLRYDNATTFDGHYDTNISSLSKYTEYYPDHNWDDWSPRASAKYFFMDNLSAYLSYGHAFRAPLLDDMYRTGKMKGGSKISNPSLGPEKLDSFEVGSDYAPLENLRFSGSGYFSVGRDFQSYVTVASGIMQKQNIGQVQIWGAELNGEYDPFKFSGFDVMKKFTLFANYTFNDSRVADFPGRPDLVGKLLPYVPQNSFNVGFTWLNKYLNSKFGVQYVGLMYGDDVNTDANIIPPHALVNAKVWRNLDFMGTYGEKLTVSLTGENLLDHQYYTAHNPNSVNTGRALYLEMSCKF comes from the coding sequence ATGAAGCGTCTGGTTATTGCGTCGTTGGCGTTATGCTGCGCCCTTGCGCCATCCCTGGCCCCGGCCCAGACCGATCCCGGGGAAATGGCCGCCAACATGGAGGAAGTGGTGGTCACGGCCACCCGCACCGAACAGCCCATGAAGGACGTGCCCGGCCGGGTGGCCATCATCACCCGCCAGGAACTCAAGGACCTGCCCATCCAGACCGTGGATGAGGCCCTGTCCTACATTTCCGGCGTCCACGTGGAGCGGCCAAGCGGCATCTACAGCTTCAAGTCGGTGGTGTCCCTGCGCGGGCTTGGCAACGAGCAGGGCCGTACCCTGGTCCTCATCGACGGCGTGCCGCAAAACACCTCGGACATGGGCGACGTCAACTGGAACCGCATCAACCTCGAAGACGTCAAGCGCATCGAGATCCTCAAAGGCCCGGCCGCCTCCATCTACGGCAACAACGCCATGGGCGGCGTCATCAATATCATCACCGAAAAACCGACCAAGGTCGTTTCCGGCATGGCCTCCACCAGCTACGGCACATATGACGACTGGAAGCTGCGGGGCGTGCTGGCCGGGCGGACCTCCGAGGAACCCACGGCGCTCTATGCCCGCGTTTCGGGCCTCTACCACACCTCGCCCGGCTACATGGCCACCCCCAGCGACGAACAGACCCCCTGGTCCGTCAAGGAGTTCATCCGGGAAGGCACCGTCAACGCCAAGCTCGGCTGGGACATCAACGCCAACAACAACCTGGAATTCCAGTACACCAACGACAGCCAGCGGGCCGGCGAAGGCACGAAATACTTCGCCTCCGACGGCGTGCACCGCGAATACGACACCGACGCCTGGCAGGGGAAATTCACCGGCTCCTGGGAAGGCTGGTCGGCCGTGGTCAACGCCTACTTCACCGACATCAATTACACCCGCGTCAACGAATCCTGGTCCGACGTCACCGACATCTCCAAGTACACCCGCTACGACGCCAAGGTGAACCGCAAGCAGTACGGCCTGCTCTCCAACGTCTCCAAGGAATGGGCCTTCAACACCTTCACGGCCGGCTTCGACTACAGCCTGGGCATTATGGACGGCACGGACTACTACCGCACCAACACCAACTTCGCCACCGACTACGGCAAGATCCGCAGCTACGGCGTCTTTTTCCAGGACCAGCTCAAGTTCCTCGACGACAAGCTCATCTTCCTGGCCGGCCTGCGCTACGACAACGCCACCACCTTCGATGGCCACTACGACACCAACATCTCAAGCTTAAGCAAGTACACCGAGTACTACCCGGACCATAACTGGGACGACTGGAGCCCCCGGGCCTCGGCCAAGTACTTCTTCATGGACAATTTAAGCGCCTACCTGTCCTACGGCCACGCCTTCCGCGCCCCGCTTCTGGACGACATGTACCGCACCGGCAAGATGAAGGGCGGTTCCAAGATCTCCAACCCGTCGCTGGGGCCGGAAAAGCTCGACTCCTTCGAAGTCGGCTCGGACTACGCGCCCTTGGAGAACCTGCGCTTCTCGGGTTCGGGCTACTTTTCGGTGGGCCGCGACTTCCAGTCCTACGTCACCGTGGCCTCGGGCATCATGCAAAAGCAGAACATCGGCCAGGTGCAGATCTGGGGCGCGGAGCTTAATGGCGAGTATGATCCGTTCAAGTTCTCGGGCTTCGACGTCATGAAGAAGTTCACGCTTTTCGCCAACTACACCTTCAATGACTCCCGGGTGGCGGACTTCCCGGGCCGGCCCGATCTCGTCGGCAAGCTTTTGCCCTATGTGCCGCAAAATTCGTTCAACGTCGGCTTCACCTGGCTCAACAAGTATCTCAACAGCAAGTTCGGCGTGCAGTACGTGGGGCTCATGTACGGCGACGACGTCAACACCGACGCCAACATCATCCCGCCCCACGCCCTGGTCAACGCCAAGGTCTGGCGCAACCTGGACTTCATGGGAACCTACGGCGAGAAGCTGACGGTCTCGCTGACCGGCGAAAATCTCCTCGACCACCAGTACTACACCGCCCATAACCCCAATTCCGTCAACACCGGGCGGGCGCTTTACCTGGAAATGTCATGCAAGTTCTAG
- a CDS encoding ABC transporter ATP-binding protein, whose product MIELDDVSFVPAGATCPTLAHATLRIGQGERVGIVGPSGSGKSTLGYHLCGAHRLALAGRTDGRLAFAGRDGTDGAPVGFAGLVGQNPEAQLFCRTVYDELALALLARGEDEACCRQTAATLLGQYGFAERGEASLGSLSLGQKQLTAVLSMLAMEPRVLLLDEPTNYLDAAAADRLFAHLTELSRELGWIILVIEHDRKRLAGFADRLIALDSGRIVHDGPASDWEAWNDEAGDRDETLAALPPFSLASPDAAPLVALQGVGFSYSPTAPVLRGLDLAVRPGEVVALLGANGAGKSTVLRLIKGLGKPAVGRVALGAGLTAASDVGLMFQNPEEQLFAHTVAAECGYWLENRGVAPEERLARCRAALAGFGLDAMLSRAPFSLSFGEKRRLCLAAILVAEPAVLCLDEPTTGLDAANMAAMAAEVRRQAAKGRAVLLATHEEAFAAMAATRWVTVANGRIASDRPNPWLAP is encoded by the coding sequence ATGATTGAACTGGACGACGTCTCCTTCGTGCCTGCCGGCGCGACCTGCCCCACCCTGGCCCATGCAACCCTCCGCATCGGCCAGGGAGAGCGGGTGGGCATCGTCGGCCCGTCGGGTTCGGGCAAATCCACCCTCGGCTACCATCTGTGCGGGGCGCACAGGCTGGCCCTGGCCGGGCGCACCGACGGCCGGCTGGCCTTTGCCGGACGCGACGGAACCGACGGCGCGCCGGTGGGTTTCGCCGGGCTGGTGGGGCAGAACCCCGAAGCCCAGCTGTTTTGCCGCACCGTCTACGACGAGCTGGCCCTGGCCTTGCTCGCCCGGGGCGAGGACGAGGCCTGCTGCCGGCAAACCGCCGCGACGCTCCTTGGCCAATACGGCTTCGCCGAGCGTGGCGAAGCCTCCCTGGGCAGTCTGTCCCTGGGCCAGAAACAATTGACCGCCGTCCTGTCCATGCTGGCCATGGAACCGCGCGTGCTGCTCCTGGACGAACCCACCAACTACCTCGACGCCGCCGCCGCCGACCGGCTTTTTGCCCATCTGACGGAACTGAGCCGGGAACTCGGCTGGATCATCCTGGTCATCGAACACGACCGGAAACGGCTGGCCGGTTTCGCCGACCGGCTCATCGCCCTGGACAGCGGCCGCATCGTCCATGACGGCCCGGCGAGCGACTGGGAAGCCTGGAACGACGAGGCCGGCGACCGGGACGAAACCCTGGCCGCCCTGCCGCCTTTTTCACTTGCCTCGCCGGACGCCGCGCCTTTGGTCGCATTGCAGGGCGTGGGTTTCAGCTACTCTCCGACCGCGCCGGTCCTTCGCGGCCTGGACCTGGCCGTGCGCCCGGGTGAGGTCGTGGCCCTGCTCGGGGCCAACGGGGCCGGCAAGTCCACGGTGCTGCGGCTTATAAAGGGCCTGGGCAAGCCGGCCGTCGGGCGGGTCGCCCTGGGGGCGGGACTGACGGCCGCTAGCGACGTGGGGCTGATGTTCCAAAATCCCGAGGAACAGCTTTTCGCCCACACTGTGGCCGCCGAATGCGGCTACTGGCTGGAAAATCGCGGTGTCGCGCCCGAAGAACGGCTGGCTCGCTGCCGCGCCGCCCTGGCCGGCTTCGGCCTTGACGCAATGCTTTCGCGCGCGCCCTTTTCCTTGAGCTTCGGGGAAAAGCGCCGCCTGTGTCTGGCCGCCATCCTCGTGGCCGAGCCGGCCGTGTTGTGCCTGGACGAACCGACCACGGGCCTGGACGCGGCCAACATGGCGGCCATGGCCGCCGAGGTCCGCAGGCAAGCGGCAAAGGGCCGGGCCGTGCTCCTGGCCACCCACGAGGAAGCCTTCGCGGCCATGGCCGCCACGCGCTGGGTCACCGTGGCCAACGGCCGGATCGCCTCGGACCGGCCAAACCCCTGGCTGGCCCCATGA
- a CDS encoding energy-coupling factor transporter transmembrane component T family protein encodes MTAVLRRASALSKCAFAVSLSVYAFACPDWRILVGVNLLLAGLLVASRQFDRIVWLALGVCVASLPTLGVLFLLGGVEKAATWREGLVLGLSWLAVFELRLLVMLLADILVVKWTTFSDLLLSLRALRLPGKLVLFCSALVTLLPSVFSLAAHVVEVQRCRGFDPKRLRNPKNFLPLFIPVFLAQLRRSTDLALSLELRGISGAPPARASRLTLGAGDAVLLAAAVAVWLLPFGA; translated from the coding sequence ATGACGGCCGTCCTTCGCCGGGCAAGCGCCCTGTCCAAGTGCGCCTTTGCCGTGTCCCTTTCCGTCTACGCCTTTGCCTGCCCGGACTGGCGCATCCTGGTCGGCGTCAACCTGCTCCTGGCCGGCCTGCTTGTCGCCTCGCGGCAGTTCGACCGCATCGTCTGGCTGGCTCTTGGCGTATGCGTCGCCTCCCTGCCGACCCTGGGCGTGCTGTTCCTGCTGGGCGGGGTGGAAAAGGCCGCCACTTGGCGCGAAGGCCTTGTTCTGGGGCTTTCCTGGCTGGCCGTTTTCGAGCTGCGCCTGCTCGTCATGCTCCTGGCCGACATCCTGGTCGTCAAGTGGACGACGTTTTCCGACCTGCTCCTGTCCTTGCGGGCGTTGCGGCTGCCGGGAAAGCTGGTGCTCTTCTGCTCGGCCCTGGTCACGCTGTTGCCAAGCGTGTTCTCCCTGGCCGCCCATGTGGTCGAGGTCCAGCGCTGCCGGGGGTTTGACCCCAAACGGCTGCGCAATCCCAAGAATTTTTTGCCGCTGTTCATCCCGGTTTTCCTGGCCCAGTTGCGCCGTTCCACGGACCTGGCCTTGTCCCTGGAGCTTCGCGGCATTTCCGGCGCGCCGCCGGCCAGGGCCTCGCGCCTGACGCTCGGGGCCGGCGACGCCGTGCTGCTGGCGGCGGCGGTTGCCGTCTGGCTGCTGCCGTTCGGTGCTTGA
- a CDS encoding radical SAM protein codes for MIRCDVCERRCPLGPDTSGYCRMYHAPHGLVEERFPDRWCAYATARMETIPFYHAWPGARCLVVGTAGCNFDCRYCANAEVVKVDPAGQQDVMLDILPEDLVAVARKRGCRAIVFSVNEPTVSLPTLERVSVAARRAGLVMGCLTNGYATPEGTARLGAIFDCVNVSLKGLSPEFCRDYLGVPDVGPILRNIQALARTTHVEVTTPVIEGINSHELSEMVDFLAGVGPDVPWHAFRLLPEYKMRQEDYPSVAAVGAQVEAAARGKLRYVYFHNFIGSRWVNTLCPGCGEAVIERHSLGCGGDRLQAVHLDGGACPRCGASVALRGDPDPATAKEACS; via the coding sequence ATGATCCGTTGCGATGTCTGTGAGCGGCGCTGTCCGCTGGGACCGGACACCTCCGGCTATTGCCGCATGTACCATGCCCCGCACGGCCTGGTGGAGGAACGCTTTCCCGACCGCTGGTGCGCCTACGCCACGGCCCGCATGGAGACCATTCCCTTCTACCACGCCTGGCCCGGAGCGCGTTGTCTGGTGGTCGGCACGGCCGGCTGCAATTTCGACTGCCGCTATTGCGCCAACGCCGAGGTGGTCAAGGTCGATCCGGCCGGACAGCAGGACGTCATGCTCGACATTTTGCCGGAAGATCTCGTGGCCGTGGCCCGAAAGCGCGGCTGCCGGGCCATCGTCTTTTCCGTCAACGAGCCCACCGTCTCCCTGCCCACCCTGGAGCGGGTGAGCGTTGCCGCCCGCCGGGCCGGCCTGGTCATGGGCTGCCTGACCAACGGCTACGCCACGCCAGAGGGGACGGCGCGCCTTGGCGCGATATTCGACTGCGTCAACGTGAGCCTCAAGGGCCTGTCGCCCGAGTTCTGCCGGGACTATCTCGGCGTTCCCGACGTGGGGCCGATCCTGCGTAACATCCAGGCTCTGGCCCGGACCACCCACGTGGAGGTGACCACCCCGGTCATCGAGGGCATAAACAGCCACGAACTTAGCGAGATGGTCGACTTCCTGGCCGGGGTCGGGCCGGACGTTCCCTGGCACGCCTTCCGGCTGCTGCCGGAATACAAGATGCGCCAGGAGGACTACCCGAGCGTGGCGGCCGTGGGCGCCCAGGTCGAGGCGGCCGCCCGGGGCAAGCTGCGCTACGTGTATTTCCACAATTTCATCGGCTCGCGCTGGGTCAACACCCTGTGTCCGGGTTGCGGCGAGGCCGTCATCGAACGCCACAGCCTGGGCTGCGGCGGCGACCGGCTCCAGGCCGTGCATCTGGACGGCGGGGCCTGCCCGCGCTGCGGCGCATCCGTCGCCCTGCGCGGCGACCCCGATCCGGCAACCGCCAAGGAGGCGTGCTCATGA
- a CDS encoding class I SAM-dependent methyltransferase, whose amino-acid sequence MEKTGDAEGFAAISREIFAPLYPYYAARFLAASGIRRGLCLDAGAGGGLLGLAVAEASACRVILADRSVAMLRAARQEIAARGLPGRATVLGADVTALPLAEGCVDLVVSRGSVMFWDDLPRSFGEIWRVLAPDGRAYIGGGLGPPAMRRAICREMAARDPRWREDAPPPPRPGTDPDTQAAALRAAGIHDFAIEPDDAGHWIVFGK is encoded by the coding sequence ATGGAGAAGACCGGCGACGCCGAGGGGTTTGCGGCCATCAGCCGGGAGATCTTCGCCCCGCTCTATCCCTATTACGCCGCCCGGTTCCTGGCCGCCTCGGGAATACGCCGAGGGCTTTGCCTGGACGCCGGGGCCGGAGGCGGCCTGCTCGGCCTGGCCGTGGCCGAGGCCAGCGCCTGCCGGGTGATCCTGGCCGACCGCTCTGTGGCCATGCTCCGGGCGGCGCGGCAGGAAATCGCCGCGCGCGGCTTGCCTGGCCGGGCAACGGTCCTTGGGGCCGACGTCACGGCCCTCCCCCTGGCCGAGGGCTGCGTCGATCTGGTGGTCAGCCGGGGTTCGGTCATGTTCTGGGACGATCTGCCTCGATCCTTTGGCGAAATATGGCGGGTGCTGGCCCCGGACGGCCGGGCCTATATCGGCGGGGGCCTTGGGCCGCCGGCCATGCGGCGGGCCATCTGCCGCGAGATGGCCGCCCGCGATCCCCGCTGGCGCGAGGACGCCCCGCCGCCGCCCCGGCCGGGCACCGACCCCGACACCCAGGCGGCCGCCTTGCGGGCCGCCGGCATCCACGACTTCGCCATCGAACCCGACGACGCCGGCCACTGGATCGTTTTCGGGAAGTAG
- a CDS encoding sugar-binding transcriptional regulator yields MTTPDDSEHQLISRVAWLYFKEELTQAEIGDRLGITRIKVNRLLQAGREAGLIRVVINTAFKDCVALEAGLAKEYGLARAIVLPTPERGGRYYYDAIGRPAGEYASLQLQDGQSIGVGWGHTIRSAINGMAVRNFRDISVTSLYGGVPRSPVNPFDSTAMFARKLSAAVCNHLPAPMFVSTPEVRDTIAAQPFFRTFYKEALAVDMILTAVGDMTAQATNIALGAISLDQRRELARAGAVGEFFGRFLDAEGNVLDHEVNHCSMSPDFGGLLKVPHIVLVSGGMAKVPILQTILRRGYVHVCVTDAQTAQSLLDA; encoded by the coding sequence ATGACCACCCCAGACGACAGCGAACACCAGCTCATCTCCCGGGTCGCCTGGCTGTACTTCAAGGAAGAGCTCACCCAGGCCGAAATCGGCGACCGCCTCGGCATCACCCGCATCAAGGTCAACCGCCTGCTCCAGGCCGGCCGCGAAGCCGGGCTCATCCGCGTCGTCATCAACACCGCCTTCAAGGACTGCGTCGCCCTCGAAGCCGGGCTGGCCAAGGAATACGGACTGGCCCGGGCCATTGTCCTGCCCACTCCCGAACGCGGCGGACGCTACTATTACGACGCCATCGGCCGCCCGGCCGGCGAATACGCCTCGCTCCAGCTTCAGGACGGCCAGTCCATCGGCGTGGGCTGGGGCCACACCATCCGCTCGGCCATAAACGGCATGGCCGTGCGCAACTTTCGCGACATCTCCGTCACCTCCCTCTACGGCGGCGTGCCCCGAAGTCCGGTCAACCCCTTCGACTCCACGGCCATGTTCGCCCGAAAGCTCTCGGCCGCCGTGTGCAACCACCTGCCCGCCCCCATGTTCGTTTCCACCCCGGAAGTGCGCGACACCATCGCCGCCCAGCCCTTCTTCCGCACCTTTTATAAGGAAGCCCTGGCCGTGGACATGATCCTGACCGCCGTCGGCGACATGACCGCCCAGGCCACCAACATCGCCCTGGGGGCCATCAGCCTCGACCAGCGCCGCGAGCTGGCCCGGGCCGGAGCCGTGGGCGAATTTTTCGGCCGCTTCCTCGACGCCGAGGGCAACGTCCTCGACCACGAGGTCAACCATTGCAGCATGTCGCCGGATTTCGGCGGCCTGCTCAAGGTCCCGCACATCGTCCTCGTGTCCGGAGGCATGGCCAAGGTCCCGATCCTCCAAACCATCCTGCGCCGGGGCTACGTCCACGTCTGCGTCACCGACGCCCAGACGGCGCAAAGCCTTCTCGACGCGTAA
- a CDS encoding glycerol-3-phosphate dehydrogenase/oxidase — MNRQDNINQLRAGDPFDLVVIGGGATGCGIALDAATRGLSVALLERDDFAQGTSSKSTKLVHGGVRYLEKAVKKLDRAQFDLVREGLRERGRLLKNAPHLAHSIRLMTPVKTWREAAYIYAGLVLYDMLSGCLSLGRSAVVSKKKAAKLFPQLNLDGYVAAVIYSDGQFNDARMAVTLARTAASYGAVCANHVEVTGLVKQGGRISGVTVRDCLDGQEFTIAAKGVVNAAGPFADAIRRMDDPEVAPMLKTSSGIHILLPADVAPRDLSLMIPKTEDGRVLFMIPWQGFVLFGTTDEPAPIEFDPAPERRDVDYLLRYASAYLRRPVTRDDVLAVWSGLRPLVFNPNKKNTQELARSHVIDISASGLLTMTGGKWTSYRSMAEEAVDAACQTFCLGQSRPCATQELRLLGSRAYLPEGWRDLARREGVADELARSLWTLYGDEAAAIVKLGRDEDLLTPLHPEHPYVGAEVAFAVRHEMAQHVGDVLLRRLPLGLLNMRHAMQAAAAVADIMARELGWDEARRDSEVDNACRLLAAWFAGREDQAAAQA; from the coding sequence ATGAACAGACAAGACAACATCAATCAGCTGCGCGCTGGCGACCCCTTCGATCTGGTCGTCATCGGCGGCGGGGCCACCGGCTGCGGCATCGCCCTGGACGCCGCCACACGTGGCCTGAGCGTGGCCCTGCTGGAACGCGACGATTTCGCCCAGGGCACTAGCAGCAAAAGCACCAAGCTCGTCCACGGCGGCGTGCGCTACCTCGAAAAGGCCGTCAAGAAGCTCGACAGAGCCCAGTTCGATCTGGTGCGCGAAGGCCTTCGCGAGCGTGGCCGGCTGCTCAAAAACGCACCCCACCTGGCCCACTCCATCCGGCTCATGACCCCGGTCAAGACCTGGCGCGAGGCCGCCTACATCTACGCGGGACTCGTGCTCTACGACATGCTCTCCGGCTGCCTGTCGCTGGGCCGCAGCGCCGTCGTCAGCAAGAAAAAGGCCGCCAAGCTCTTCCCCCAGCTCAACCTCGACGGCTACGTGGCCGCCGTCATCTACAGCGACGGCCAGTTCAACGACGCCCGCATGGCCGTGACGCTGGCCCGCACGGCCGCCTCCTACGGCGCGGTCTGCGCCAACCATGTCGAGGTCACTGGCCTGGTCAAGCAGGGCGGCCGCATCTCGGGCGTTACCGTGCGCGATTGCCTGGACGGCCAGGAATTCACTATCGCCGCCAAGGGCGTGGTCAACGCCGCCGGCCCCTTTGCCGACGCCATCCGCCGCATGGACGACCCCGAAGTCGCCCCCATGCTCAAGACCAGCTCCGGCATCCACATCCTGCTGCCCGCCGACGTCGCCCCCCGTGACCTGTCGCTCATGATCCCCAAGACGGAAGACGGCCGCGTGCTCTTCATGATCCCCTGGCAGGGGTTCGTGCTGTTCGGCACCACCGACGAGCCCGCGCCCATCGAATTCGATCCGGCTCCCGAACGCCGCGACGTCGATTATCTGCTGCGCTACGCCAGCGCCTACCTGCGCCGGCCCGTCACCCGCGACGACGTGCTGGCCGTGTGGAGCGGCCTGCGGCCCCTGGTCTTTAATCCCAACAAGAAAAACACCCAGGAACTGGCCCGTTCCCACGTCATCGACATCAGCGCCTCGGGACTCCTCACCATGACCGGCGGCAAATGGACGAGTTACCGCAGCATGGCCGAGGAAGCCGTGGACGCCGCTTGCCAGACGTTTTGCCTCGGCCAGTCGCGCCCCTGCGCCACCCAGGAACTGCGCCTGCTCGGCTCCCGGGCCTATCTGCCCGAGGGCTGGCGCGATCTGGCCCGCCGCGAAGGCGTGGCCGACGAGCTGGCCCGCTCCCTGTGGACGCTTTACGGCGACGAAGCCGCCGCCATCGTCAAACTGGGCCGCGACGAGGATCTGTTGACCCCGCTGCATCCCGAACACCCCTACGTCGGCGCGGAAGTGGCTTTTGCCGTGCGCCACGAAATGGCCCAACACGTGGGCGACGTGCTCCTGCGCCGCCTGCCGCTTGGGCTGCTCAACATGCGCCACGCCATGCAGGCCGCTGCGGCCGTGGCCGACATCATGGCCCGCGAACTCGGCTGGGACGAGGCGCGGCGTGACAGCGAAGTGGATAACGCCTGCCGGCTGCTTGCCGCCTGGTTCGCCGGGCGGGAGGACCAGGCCGCCGCACAGGCCTAG
- a CDS encoding MIP/aquaporin family protein: MSNESSLGREMLSEFMGTMVLILFGAGCVAMKVFFGDALTVTWNTITLGWSMGVLFGVLASLRSGAHINPAVSLALAVTGRFPWKKVLPYSLAQTAGGFAGAALVFTDFHAKWLMFDPQLVKTAGIFCTFPAVPGFMPGFIDQIIGTAILLFGVLAIGDFAAKNKNGWLGPIAVAMLVMGIGMSFGAMNGYAINPARDFGPRFFALVAGFTQPNLMDVSIVLVPIVGPLIGGPLGALIYDKTTGSLNKDLEA, translated from the coding sequence ATGAGCAACGAGTCGTCACTGGGCAGGGAAATGCTGTCCGAATTCATGGGGACCATGGTTCTCATCCTGTTCGGCGCAGGCTGCGTGGCCATGAAAGTCTTTTTCGGGGACGCGCTGACCGTCACTTGGAACACCATTACCCTTGGCTGGAGCATGGGCGTCCTTTTTGGCGTCCTGGCCAGCTTGCGGTCCGGAGCCCACATCAACCCGGCCGTGAGCCTGGCCCTGGCCGTCACCGGCCGCTTCCCCTGGAAGAAAGTGCTGCCCTACTCCCTGGCCCAGACCGCCGGCGGCTTTGCCGGAGCAGCCCTGGTTTTCACCGATTTCCACGCCAAATGGCTCATGTTTGACCCGCAGCTGGTCAAGACCGCCGGCATCTTCTGCACCTTCCCGGCCGTGCCGGGCTTCATGCCGGGCTTCATCGACCAGATCATCGGCACCGCCATCCTGCTCTTCGGCGTCCTGGCCATCGGCGACTTCGCCGCCAAGAACAAAAACGGCTGGCTCGGCCCCATCGCCGTGGCCATGCTCGTCATGGGCATCGGCATGAGCTTTGGCGCCATGAACGGATACGCCATCAACCCCGCCCGCGACTTCGGCCCCCGCTTCTTCGCCCTGGTGGCCGGCTTCACCCAGCCCAACCTCATGGACGTGAGCATCGTGCTGGTGCCCATCGTCGGCCCGCTCATCGGCGGCCCGCTCGGCGCGCTGATCTACGACAAGACCACCGGTTCGCTCAACAAGGATCTCGAAGCCTAG
- the glpK gene encoding glycerol kinase GlpK, translating to MANYILSLDQGTTSSRAILFTREGDIKQIAQKEFTQIYPQPGWVEHNANEIFDTQSYVMRECLQFAGVDASDVAAIGITNQRETTVVWDKKTGAPIHNAIVWQDRRTAGFCDELKAKGLADVIRQKTGLVIDAYFSGTKVRWILDNVPGAREKADKGELLFGTIDSWLIWNLTKGAVHVTDESNASRTLLFNINTGAWDDELLAIIGVPAAMLPRVSKSSEVVGEIHPEFLGKALPIAGNAGDQQAATYGNACLKEGMAKNTYGTGCFMLMNTGKAPRPSNNNLLTTMAWATPSGRYFALEGSVFIAGAVVQWLRDGLGIIQSAPEVEQLALSVPDNGGVFLVPAFAGLGAPHWDQYARGAMVGITRGATKAHIARAALESIALQTLDIMDCMQKDAGIKLDTLRADGGATRNNLLMQFQADVLGVPVERPMVTETTALGAAYLAGLAVGFWKSEEEIAAMWQLDRRFEPNMAQSDRDKLLHDWQRAVARSKAWIEA from the coding sequence ATGGCCAATTACATTCTCTCCCTCGACCAGGGCACCACCAGCTCCCGCGCTATCCTGTTCACCCGCGAAGGCGACATCAAACAGATCGCCCAGAAAGAGTTCACCCAGATCTACCCCCAGCCGGGCTGGGTCGAGCACAACGCCAACGAGATCTTCGACACCCAGTCCTACGTCATGCGCGAATGCCTGCAGTTCGCCGGCGTGGACGCCTCGGACGTGGCCGCCATCGGCATCACCAACCAGCGTGAAACCACGGTCGTCTGGGACAAGAAAACCGGCGCACCCATCCACAACGCCATCGTCTGGCAGGACCGCCGCACCGCCGGCTTCTGCGACGAACTCAAGGCCAAGGGCCTGGCCGACGTCATCCGCCAGAAAACGGGCCTCGTCATCGACGCCTACTTCTCCGGCACCAAGGTCCGCTGGATTCTCGACAACGTGCCCGGCGCCCGGGAAAAGGCCGACAAGGGCGAACTGCTCTTCGGCACCATCGACTCCTGGCTCATCTGGAACCTGACCAAGGGCGCGGTCCACGTCACCGACGAGTCCAACGCCAGCCGCACCCTGCTTTTTAACATCAACACCGGAGCCTGGGACGACGAGCTGCTGGCCATCATCGGCGTGCCAGCCGCCATGCTGCCCCGGGTGTCCAAGTCCTCGGAAGTGGTGGGCGAAATCCACCCCGAATTCCTGGGCAAAGCCCTGCCCATCGCCGGCAACGCCGGCGACCAGCAGGCCGCCACCTACGGCAACGCCTGCCTCAAGGAAGGCATGGCCAAGAACACCTACGGCACCGGCTGCTTCATGCTCATGAACACCGGCAAGGCCCCCCGCCCCAGCAACAACAACCTGCTGACCACCATGGCCTGGGCCACCCCGTCCGGCCGCTACTTCGCCCTGGAAGGCAGCGTCTTTATCGCCGGCGCCGTGGTCCAGTGGCTGCGCGACGGCCTGGGCATCATCCAAAGCGCCCCGGAAGTCGAACAGCTGGCCCTGTCCGTGCCCGACAACGGTGGCGTCTTCCTCGTGCCGGCCTTCGCCGGCCTGGGCGCGCCCCACTGGGACCAGTACGCCCGCGGGGCCATGGTCGGCATCACCCGAGGCGCCACCAAGGCCCACATCGCCCGGGCCGCCCTGGAGTCCATTGCCCTGCAGACCCTTGACATCATGGACTGCATGCAAAAAGACGCCGGCATCAAGCTCGACACCCTGCGCGCCGATGGCGGGGCCACCCGCAACAACCTGCTCATGCAGTTCCAGGCCGACGTGCTGGGCGTGCCCGTCGAGCGCCCCATGGTGACCGAAACCACGGCCCTGGGCGCGGCCTACCTGGCCGGCCTGGCCGTCGGGTTCTGGAAGAGCGAAGAAGAGATCGCCGCCATGTGGCAGCTCGACCGCCGCTTTGAACCCAACATGGCCCAGTCCGACCGCGACAAGCTCCTCCACGACTGGCAGCGCGCCGTGGCCCGCAGCAAGGCCTGGATCGAAGCCTAG